TATAACTTTGCCTTTCCTCTTGCTGTAGGTGTGGAGGTTTTTGTGTGGCAGGCTGGTCTGTCTAGACGTGAAGGACGCCTTCTGTAGCAGCCTGCTCATTTACAACTTCCGAATCTTTGAGAGGAGGTTTGGCACCAGGAAGTTTGCTGTAAGTACCAACACCATTTCTAGATGAATACATAGATGTATACACAAGAGTACAAATTTAATAAACTTGCTGATATTCTTAGCTGAGCTAGATTTCCCCCAAATCTAGAATTGATCGATTTTAAAGTGATGATGTGATGCCATTTAACACTGTGTCACACACTGTTGACATGTTCTGTGACACGGGGTTTGCTTGTGGGTTATTTCTTCTCTAGTTACTTtcataaacaaaagcaaaaaagatCTTTTGTAACAATTCATCAGTCACAATCAATATGAGGTTCACCTCTGTAGCAACTTCATCTTTTAGCGAAGAGGACACACAACTTCCTCATTTCTCACTAACTTGCTGTGTAACCAACATTTGACACTGACtttgtgtttgtaaaaatgtaaagaaatgtttGAAGACATGGACAAGACATTCGTTTTATAGTGTTCTAACCATCATGTTTGGCGCTATTCTTAATTCCAGTCCTTCCTGTTGGGCACTTGGTGTCTCTCTGCGCTGATGGACTTCCTGCTAGCCCATGCTTTCCAGTTTCTATTTGACTATGAGGTGGAGGAACTGCCTGCAGGACTGTGAGTAGCTTGGTTACTTTAGTAGCCACAGTACATGCTAAGCTTCACTAATGCATGTGCTGGATCTCTGAAAAGAGAACAGCTTTTTTGTCACTTCTATAGCCACAGAGGATCCTGCAGTTAAATGAATAACCTGGCATTTGGTTAGGTTTATGATGTGTTATGTTCAAACCATGTGTCACTTAAGTGGAAAATCTTCATTTTTCACCTCCACATATCACCATGTAAGCCTTGGGCAGTAtccattttttaatttcttaatcCCCTCCCTGCATTATATTTGGGTATACGGTATTTAGATGGTGGTGGACTGTGACAGCAGCATACAGTTCACCTCCACAAAAGGAGGGAAATAAAAATGGCTTGACAAACTTAGTGAAATAATAAGGGAAGATTAAGAGAAGGTAAGATAGTAAAGTAACTTGTTCCAAAAGCCCAAAAACCGCAAACCCAACATTGTCTTTCCAGGATTGTCTGAAATAagtttcaatttatttttatgttaatgtcTGGTGAATAGCTGTTTCAGTGATTTGTATTAAGccaaatataacaaaatctgCTAATTACACTGATGAGTTTGAAATgctcatatttttgtttaaattctgTCGGTGTCTCTTTTCCTGTCATGTCCATCCTCTTACTTTTTCCCTTTCTCCTATCACAGGCTCGctcctgtcttctctctgtttgtgcCTTTCTACCTGTTGATCCCCAGGATGCCCGTCACCCAGGTCCTGGGCCACATCCAGATCACCAGCAAGTCTCTGGTCTACATAGTAGGTTTGCAGGTAAGGCCACGTATccattttgctttctcttttacTGTTCATGAAGAATTTCTTTCCAGCTGGTCTGATCTTCATTGTttctatcttcctctcttctccttttgtGACACAGCTGTTGACTTCCAGCCCCTTCATGTGGCTCCTTGCACTCAGTGGAGTGGTGAGTAGCCAAATTCTTCATTCTTCATTTACCGTGTATCTTGGAAGTGTAGCAGTATTTGAGCTAACTTTTCACATAAGTAATTTCATTCATTGTAATGTTGCTTAATACAGGTTTGGCTTGtggattttaaattttttttttatcaatgtgTCTTTCAGATCTCAGGCGGACTGTACCACTCCAATGTCCTCTGGTTACAGAAGCTCCTCTTTGTACCCACCTGGGTGTCTTGTATTGGACGGTATATTCTGGAGCCACTCTTCTCAAGTGAGTCAAACCGTTAGTAATCACATACACAAATCCTGTGAATCAAGTCCCTTGCACTGGTTACTGCAGTGTTGAAGGGCCTGACAAGGAGTTGTTGTCGTTCAAATTTTAGGCATTTGGTGCTGTGATGCAGAATGACTTTAAACATTAACATATACTAAATTCTCcttcatattttttattctcCTTTTACGAAAAAATCCTGGGGGAAAAGTAAAACTAAGGTTAGAATTATCAAATGTCTTAAAAAGATTCTCTTTGCCGGTAAAAGTTAGCCTTATTTTCCAGATTCACTTTGCTTTACATGATTGTTGTTGCCATTTGCTATACTAACAATTAGGCTAAATTAAGactcattttcacaattttatagATGCCATTCATTAGCAAACAGGATATTACTTAATCCTTAACAAGAAAATCAGGTTTCACAGATATGTTTAATGTTATCCAGACAGGGGATTTATGGGTCAACGATGTAATCATTAAAAAATAGTATGAATGCATAGAGTATACATTAATAAAAGTAGTTTATAACAGACCGAAGATGTGCTTTAGCACATTAATGCATACATACCTTATGTTACACTTTACTTTTTAGTGCTGAACAGATCTTTTACACAGTGTTACTTGTTTTTTGTCTGGCTATTAATGTGTTATTATTAACATCTGTCGTTATCAAGGCTCCCAACCAAGCACTGAGACGCCCCTGGGGATGGGTGCCACTCTGGACATCCAGAGGCAGCAAAGGATGGACCTGCTCGaccaacagctgctgctgacccAATACAACGAGGCCAGGAGGAACACCAGACAACAGCCACAGGTACATggacccccccacacacacaccacacacacacaatgtcaaaACTTAATTCACTTCAAGTATCAGATGCCAGTAATTGCAGTTGTACTATCTGTACAATCTCTACATATGTACAAAGTACTTGATTCTGCCTCCATGTCTGTGTAGTCTGGGTTGTTACAGTGGACCAGGTTGTTCCCCTCCCTGAGACATAGAGGACAGAACCGACCCCCAATGCAGCCCCACCCCCAGGCTCAGACACACCCATCCACACAGCCACCACTATTGGACAACTCTCCTGTCGCagaggagcaggtgtgtgttcgcctgtgtgtttctgtgtatgtttaCACATGTGTGCCTTGTATTCTGTGCCctttgcaatgtttttttcatgtttcgGTTTACTTTATGTAACTTCTAGATATTCTTTCACATATTTTATGACTGGTAACTCTTGTTCACCAAAACTAGATTTTCTGGCCCACCTATGCCTTACTTTGTGCAGCCCTGTGAAATATACCCAGGTGATGATTTGTCTGCAGCTACTGTCTTAGctgacttttatttcattttttatttattttttggtccCACAGGTTGCACGGTTGGTGGAAATGGGCTTTTCTAGGATTGATGCCCTCGAGGCCCTCAGAGCTTCAAATAACGATATCAACATGGCAACCAACTTCCTCTTgcaacactgagagagagagagagctcagtgagaaaaacagaggtgaatgaggacagagagagaaagcaggaagaAAAGCAACCAAAGCAGAGgagcaaaaagcaaaacagagaaaatgttggAGAGAATGAAAGACAGTGAATGAGGGAGATATACTGCCTGATTTTTGTACAGAAAATCTGAAGGCTGTGTCACTGCTCCCTGAAGCAGTGTTGGGCTGACTCAACCTGAACTGAGCCCGATAGCAGGCTGATTAATGAAGAATTGCACAAAGTGGAAGATATTTGCATCATAGCTTTCTGATGGCTGTCGTCGTGTGAAACAGGCGCCATTGCTAAAGGCACATGAGTTAGACCAATAACTCCAAGGAGTTCCCTTTGAAAAGTATACAGAAACCAAACAGGTCAGAGCTTTCCTCACAGTATCTCAAAAACACTAGTCTTCAGTCCAGTGGAGGAAAGATAAAGTGGGTTATTTGTTCAAAACGGAACTgatgctgaagcacacaaatcAACTGCGATCCCACACACCCTCCACATGGATACCATCTTATAGCTGTGTGAAATAGAGTTTTATATAACCTACTGTCATGTACTGTCACACTACTTCCAAAATGGCTACTGTATAACCAGCATCTTAGACCCTGATAACTGGTTTGAGATAAGAATGACATGGAAAATAGCTAAAGAAAAAGGTGCACAAGGTTTTTGAGACAATGGATCAGAAAACATTATGTCGCCTGTCAGGTTTCCATCTCATATTGGATAAagtaaaattgtttttgttaaggATTTTAGGCCATCCGCTCTTGGACAGTTTATGTCCAAAGTATTGTTATATTTAACTCCATGAGGAGGTGCAAAGGTCATAATTACAACTTCAGAATTTCTGATTAAAGAATTCATGAACAAAATAACCTTTACCATGATTTTATTACACAATTGTTATTTCTTTTAT
This region of Siniperca chuatsi isolate FFG_IHB_CAS linkage group LG11, ASM2008510v1, whole genome shotgun sequence genomic DNA includes:
- the ubac2 gene encoding ubiquitin-associated domain-containing protein 2 translates to MFTTTGSRGLYKAPLCKGLLLVLNGLTVMLSLLPQYQELFVYNLQAVTQEHQVWRFLCGRLVCLDVKDAFCSSLLIYNFRIFERRFGTRKFASFLLGTWCLSALMDFLLAHAFQFLFDYEVEELPAGLLAPVFSLFVPFYLLIPRMPVTQVLGHIQITSKSLVYIVGLQLLTSSPFMWLLALSGVISGGLYHSNVLWLQKLLFVPTWVSCIGRYILEPLFSSSQPSTETPLGMGATLDIQRQQRMDLLDQQLLLTQYNEARRNTRQQPQSGLLQWTRLFPSLRHRGQNRPPMQPHPQAQTHPSTQPPLLDNSPVAEEQVARLVEMGFSRIDALEALRASNNDINMATNFLLQH